ttaaaattgtgatttgtcacatttttccacgactgctcgcgacgcgattgtcgcaaagtgaattgcagcatacggagctgtatggccccgcgcgcactgcgattataaaatcgcaccccggacctcagtcggcatttggctctccaagcgtcaacatatCGGAACCTGCTTCTCCAATGGAACCACAAGATGAGACGCTTGATGTTGAccgtttaattatggaaatagaaggagatcacctttgtgtctATAAGAAGACACGTTTCACGACaagcgactggtacgaaatccatgttgagaatgaacaaatcgtcgacttttttatcgcagtgcgcgcagtggattttctgcgatatattacagcgcgattctaaaatcgtgtcgcaaaaattaaaatcgtggtgcgcgcttggccttagaGTTTATAAAATGAGGTACCGTTGCAAGAATACCTATTTGTGAGCccgtattttcgttctggggcattttttcaatttagagcgcTCTAAGCCCCCATTAGCACTccgagctttttcaacgcgcgttaaaaagcgcttgaatctgtccgcactctaaattcgatttaacgaccaaggcttaaagtcgaaaatccaacaacgcttgataaaaagcgccaccgctgtcgtgtgaatacatacatggttatgtatttgtgtcattcaaacgcttttttaacgtgcgttgaaaaagctgccgtgcgtaTGGGGCCttatatcaccataaatctaaaattggagattgatgCCAATTTCATTGCTGATCGACCaatttgatcagtcccgtctggataccgcttcAAACTTGAAGTGTGGGTTCCACGAACGCTCTGCTCATGGCTCTTGGCAACATTGACGTAGCTGTCACTCATTTTGCTTGTCTGTCTCGACCTGTGGTTTCGACCACAAACCAAAGTAACCAAACCAATAGCCCAATCTTCTACAATGGCAGATGCAAAGCAAGGTATTTAAACcatgatttttaaaatactaTTATAATTTCCTAATACTAGGAGTTTTCACCATCAAAGTCAATCCATTCCTTAACTGGTGTCTGAGATATTTCTCGTTGAAACGGCTCAAAGCTTGTTATAAGATCTAAGGCCATGCTGCATATTcaacgtaattttttttatcttcaTTACAAGTAGCTTTGGATATGACATTCAGCAAACATTTTTGCACATTCCTGTTACATGCTGAATAACAACATTTGTCATTAAACGCTTCCCATAATGTAAATATCAACGTATTATGTGTATGTGTCATGGAGTCGATACGCGACTGGGATGCAAAATAAGATAAAACAAGTATCAGCGTAAcggttgtttatttatttaatgcacATTTTACTATAGattcaatagttatttattatacgtcCTAGGTTTATTTAAATAGAAATAATCTCATTTATTGGATTGTATAGAGTTAAATTAAATTCTTACAGAAATGAACAATGGAACATCTCAGTCACGATCTGTGTTGGCAAAACCTCGTCTTGGTGCTTTCGGTTCCTCTGGGTTTGGAGCTAGTACTTTTGGTAAGTGCCACAATATGTGCATGCTTATAAAATGAAAGCTTTTCATGACTTGGCAAGCTGATCATCTACTCTCATCTTACTCCGAAGTAACCCAAAAGCGCTACATGGGTCGAACATTTTGTTTAGTATGAGTTAActcattcagggccaagaacccgacagtcgggtacactgttcgtagcgactacacacttcatacggcgaaaccgtggctacgcacTACAAGcataacccgtagcacttagtggcaatgaatgtgttaaggttATGCATTAACTCTGGAGGCTTGATCATGGAAATTAACTAGATTTTTTTTCTAGGAACATTTCTAGGAACCTagcaatattaaaataaaacctagTTTCTTTATTGCATCAGGCTATTTTATATGAGGAATAAGgtataaaataatcatatattgctaaataaatctaaattacATTCAATTAAATATTTCAGGGTCCATATTACGTCCATCCCAGCTGAAACCAGGCAGCAATCCATTCCTTAAAGTCGCTGACACAGAAGAGGCTGAAAAGAAAGAGAAAGCTGACAATGAAACTGAAAAACCTAAAGGAGAAGAAAGGCTTACTGAAACCAAGGAGGATGCTCCAAAATTTGTGCCTCTTGGTGCCACAAGCAGTGCTTCGAGAACCTCCACACAAGTCCCAGCGCCCACACAGCCTGCTTCTGGGACATCAGGGTTTGTCTTTGGACAGAATTTAAGTGAGCGAGTGGTTATTCAAGACAGTGTTAATAATGGAGATGCCGGGCCGTCAGAGCACAGTATGAAGAATGGTACGTCTGAGCTGTTGTTCACAAGCGCAGCTGCATCTGTTAAGGAAAATAGTCAGGTAAACTTTTGTTCTGTACCTACAGTTATTTATACTTTGGTTAgcaattagggaatgcaaatcggttataaccgtaaccgaaatattTGGTTATAACTGAATATTTTgtcaaaatttcataaccgaatattaGAAACTCGAATAACTGGTAACGGTTactttcggttatttatttatgacttaaattctatgtttttatcatctaatgactacaaaatcctgcctttttgtctggacgcctgtgactataatttttgtcattcgtgtactttaataataaagtattacttcccttatttatgaaatatttttattgaacatTGTATtacgtccaaggtcatatttgacttttactgtattttgtgtgttttattaaaaaacgaagacttaTACTCGCATTCCTTAATACTGTACCTTCGTTTTCGTAATATTTTAATGACTTCATtgttattttatcattttttgtcgaaaataaccgtaaccgattataaccgatattcggttatttttcgggcataaccgtaaccgaaaccggttatgaagtttggccggttattgcattccctattaGCAATGCATGTAGAGTTTAGTGGGCATTATTATAGGAAATTTAGTACTATTACTTTGTTATTTTGATGTACGCTTTTAAAGAATTCAAATAGTTTGATGTTCTTTCTGACAAAATATGGCATTTCCAATATGGGTAAGGCAGAGTCAGAATTTTACGACGTGTGAAATATGGTTTGCAGCTGTCTGTTTGTGTGACGTTTGTTAGTatttggacacattttttttagctAGGAGGAATAGGATAATGCCATAGCGTTATTCCAAACTTAATTACTTTTCACTCTACTTGTATCAGGCGCAAGCTTAGCTCGAActcgtgattttttttaattttcctaGAATCGGGTTAAGTAAATGGGACAAGGTCTGCCGTGCGAATATTGCAGTTGTCAACATCAGGATCAGCTCTTTGGTCTGTTGTAGGAGTCGGCAGGGAGCAGCTCCGCGGGCAGTGCGAGCGACAGCGGCGCGGGGCTGGCGGCGGCCGCGGCGGAGTACGAGCGCGCGCAggcgcggccgccgccgcccgccgTCACCACCACCACGGGCGAGGAGGACGAGATCAACGTGCTGCAGGTGACAATCACCTTCCCTCAGCAAAAGCCCCCTAGCCAGGAATAAATTGTTGTCGTTTTTGATTTAACAATGCCTTACCTATAGGAGTTGTTCGAAG
This genomic window from Cydia splendana chromosome 9, ilCydSple1.2, whole genome shotgun sequence contains:
- the LOC134793467 gene encoding ran-binding protein 3; the protein is MADAKQEMNNGTSQSRSVLAKPRLGAFGSSGFGASTFGSILRPSQLKPGSNPFLKVADTEEAEKKEKADNETEKPKGEERLTETKEDAPKFVPLGATSSASRTSTQVPAPTQPASGTSGFVFGQNLSERVVIQDSVNNGDAGPSEHSMKNGTSELLFTSAAASVKENSQESAGSSSAGSASDSGAGLAAAAAEYERAQARPPPPAVTTTTGEEDEINVLQVSCRLFAWEAGSWRERGRGVLRLNDAAAGADASRLVARVAGSLRVVLNTKIWPDMVAERAGSKSLRITATDAQHQVKLFLVMGNPGDIVHLHRAVLARISLSKRAGDAACRLRDAHETGEAGECPAHAHRLHAPPLADDEQDTHTEDKDGDSESKDGEMENKDGNAEDKDSNPLKRKEPVGDETSPKRQCPEILIE